In the Paraburkholderia acidisoli genome, one interval contains:
- the aroE gene encoding shikimate dehydrogenase codes for MSDTYAVIGNPVSHTKSPLIHGLFAEATRQALRYTAIEGPREPAEAFAATVREFMAAGGKGMNITAPFKLAAFDMADERSERATLAGAANAFRFEGGRILAENFDGIGLLRDIEVNLHAPLAGKRVLLLGAGGAARGALLPFLGACPAELVIANRHVDKAQRLASQVAAQGPVLACAYGELERLGRFDLVVNATSASLTGDLPPVPPGVFSPQGTAYELAYGKRLTPFLRLARNAGVAGVADGVGMLVEQAAEAFAWWRGVRPQTQGVIDRLTVPLD; via the coding sequence TCGCCGAAGCCACGCGGCAGGCGCTGCGCTACACGGCGATCGAAGGGCCGCGCGAGCCCGCCGAGGCGTTCGCCGCGACCGTGCGCGAATTCATGGCGGCGGGCGGCAAGGGCATGAACATCACCGCACCGTTCAAGCTCGCCGCATTCGACATGGCCGACGAGCGCAGCGAGCGCGCCACGCTCGCGGGCGCGGCCAACGCGTTCCGGTTCGAAGGCGGCCGCATTCTCGCCGAGAACTTCGACGGCATCGGCCTGTTGCGCGACATCGAGGTGAATCTGCATGCCCCGCTCGCAGGCAAGCGCGTGCTGCTGCTCGGCGCGGGCGGCGCGGCGCGCGGCGCGTTGCTGCCGTTTCTGGGCGCGTGCCCCGCCGAACTCGTGATCGCGAATCGTCATGTCGACAAGGCGCAGAGGCTGGCGTCGCAAGTGGCTGCGCAGGGGCCGGTGCTGGCCTGCGCTTACGGCGAACTCGAGCGCCTGGGGCGCTTCGATCTGGTGGTGAACGCCACCTCCGCGAGCCTGACCGGCGACTTGCCGCCCGTGCCGCCGGGCGTGTTCAGTCCACAGGGCACGGCTTACGAACTGGCCTACGGCAAGCGCCTCACGCCGTTTCTGCGGCTCGCGCGCAATGCGGGCGTTGCCGGAGTCGCGGACGGCGTGGGCATGCTGGTGGAGCAGGCGGCTGAAGCCTTCGCATGGTGGCGCGGCGTGCGGCCGCAGACCCAGGGCGTGATCGACCGGCTGACCGTGCCGCTCGACTGA